The following coding sequences are from one Triticum dicoccoides isolate Atlit2015 ecotype Zavitan chromosome 4A, WEW_v2.0, whole genome shotgun sequence window:
- the LOC119284113 gene encoding NADH-ubiquinone oxidoreductase chain 1-like has translation MAFVQRRKGPDVVGSFGLLQPLADGLKLILKEPISPSSANFSLFRMAPVATFMLSLVAWAVVPFDYGMVLSDPNIGLLYLFAISSLGVYGIIIAGWSSKTGGGRSVAYDIRTNWSKMGLCRRC, from the coding sequence ATGGCTTTTGTGCAACGTCGAAAGGGTCCTGATGTAGTGGGATCGTTCGGATTGTTACAACCTCTAGCAGATGGTTTGAAATTGATTCTAAAAGAACCTATTTCACCAAGTAGTGCTAATTTCTCCCTTTTTAGAATGGCTCCAGTGGCTACATTTATGTTAAGTCTGGTCGCTTGGGCCGTTGTACCTTTTGATTATGGTATGGTATTGTCAGATCCGAACATAGGGCTACTTTATTTGTTTGCCATATCTTCGCTAGGTGTTTATGGAATAATTATAGCAGGTTGGTCTAGTAAGACGGGGGGCGGACGTTCGGTCGCCTATGATATACGGACCAATTGGTCAAAAATGGGTTTGTGCCGCAGGTGTTGA